Proteins from a genomic interval of Lactococcus protaetiae:
- a CDS encoding ABC transporter ATP-binding protein, with protein sequence MIEIKNVSKKYGEKIVVSEVRLPITEKKLTAFIGPNGAGKSTLLSMISRLIPKDTGEIYLDHNEVKTWKQNDLSQKLSILKQANDINLKLTVRELVNFGRFPYSKGRLKKEDHEKVDEAMENLGLMMLANELIDTLSGGQLQRVYIAMVLAQDTDYILLDEPLNNLDMNYAVQMMQTLRRLVDEFGKTVIIVLHDINFAASYADEIVAMKEGRLYTHGTTDEVIQSELLNKLYDMNIRICEIEGKRFCMYFT encoded by the coding sequence ATGATTGAAATAAAAAATGTTTCAAAAAAGTATGGTGAAAAAATTGTTGTCTCTGAAGTACGATTACCTATTACTGAAAAGAAACTAACGGCTTTTATTGGTCCTAACGGTGCTGGAAAAAGCACACTTTTATCTATGATAAGTCGCCTGATACCCAAGGATACTGGGGAAATCTATCTTGATCATAATGAAGTGAAAACATGGAAACAAAATGACTTATCCCAAAAATTATCGATTTTAAAACAGGCGAATGATATTAACTTAAAATTGACAGTCAGAGAATTGGTTAATTTTGGACGTTTTCCTTATTCAAAAGGTCGCCTAAAAAAAGAAGACCATGAAAAAGTGGATGAAGCAATGGAAAATCTTGGTTTAATGATGCTTGCCAACGAGTTAATTGATACATTATCTGGTGGTCAATTGCAACGAGTTTATATTGCGATGGTCTTAGCCCAAGATACGGATTACATTCTGTTGGACGAGCCATTAAATAACTTAGATATGAATTATGCCGTTCAAATGATGCAGACGTTACGTCGGCTAGTTGATGAATTTGGTAAAACTGTTATTATTGTTTTACACGACATTAATTTTGCTGCAAGCTACGCAGATGAAATCGTAGCTATGAAAGAAGGACGTCTTTACACGCATGGAACTACAGATGAAGTTATCCAATCAGAACTTTTAAATAAATTGTATGATATGAATATCCGAATTTGTGAAATTGAAGGTAAACGTTTTTGTATGTATTTTACTTGA
- a CDS encoding iron chelate uptake ABC transporter family permease subunit gives MKKQEQRSSVRLMILLLAVLGICFLYLSYNTYGIWAFALELRGGKVLAFILVGIAGAFSTISFQTMTQNHFLTPNILGLDSLYVLVQTLLFFFLGGRQTLGETSLTTFLMNVLLMVGISVTLSYFLLKKSGNDLFLLLMIGMILGTFFNSISTFLQVVMDPNEYDLLQGRLFASFGNVDSQYLLIAGLLIAGLVFFLWIKSYLLDVLHLGNNQAKNLGINVPRFQLVLLFVISGLVGLSTALVGPVTFLGFIVANVSYQWMNTYRHRELFIAGSLLAIFLLVFAQFLIEQVFKLNTTLSIVIEFVGGLYFVGKIVSERKQRR, from the coding sequence ATGAAAAAACAAGAACAGCGTTCTTCGGTTAGGTTGATGATATTGTTATTGGCTGTTTTGGGGATTTGTTTCTTATATTTATCCTACAATACTTATGGCATTTGGGCTTTTGCGTTAGAACTACGAGGGGGAAAAGTGCTTGCCTTTATTTTGGTAGGAATTGCTGGGGCTTTTTCAACAATTAGTTTTCAGACAATGACTCAAAATCATTTTTTAACCCCGAATATTTTAGGTTTGGACTCGTTGTATGTGTTAGTGCAAACTTTGCTCTTTTTCTTTCTAGGTGGGCGCCAAACGTTGGGCGAAACTTCATTAACCACATTTCTAATGAACGTCCTGTTGATGGTGGGCATCAGTGTCACATTGTCGTATTTTCTGTTGAAAAAAAGTGGTAATGATTTATTCCTTTTGTTGATGATTGGTATGATTTTAGGAACCTTTTTCAACAGTATCAGTACCTTTTTGCAAGTGGTGATGGATCCTAATGAATATGATTTACTACAAGGGAGACTCTTTGCGAGTTTTGGGAATGTGGATAGTCAATATTTGTTGATTGCAGGGCTTTTGATTGCGGGCTTAGTGTTTTTTCTATGGATAAAAAGTTATTTGTTGGATGTGTTACATTTGGGGAATAATCAGGCGAAAAATCTAGGAATTAATGTGCCAAGATTTCAATTAGTTTTACTGTTTGTTATCAGCGGTTTGGTGGGACTGTCCACTGCCTTAGTCGGTCCGGTGACCTTCTTAGGATTTATTGTCGCTAATGTCAGTTACCAATGGATGAATACCTATCGCCACCGTGAATTATTTATTGCAGGGAGTTTATTGGCAATTTTCTTATTAGTTTTTGCTCAATTTTTGATTGAGCAAGTCTTCAAATTGAACACGACGTTAAGTATAGTTATTGAGTTTGTCGGTGGCTTGTATTTCGTCGGTAAAATTGTAAGTGAAAGGAAACAGCGTAGATGA
- a CDS encoding DUF342 domain-containing protein, translated as MAGDRNADKRVILEREIRLKENQLDDLSQEQHTIQNQIEKFQNNMSQLFRQEEECYYMLHQEGERIDNQTVTLQEVSRVMREMSDRQSDELEQGYRIARINAQEEIEQLHRERNALAWD; from the coding sequence ATGGCAGGAGATAGAAATGCTGATAAACGTGTCATTCTTGAAAGAGAAATAAGACTTAAAGAAAATCAGTTAGATGACCTTTCGCAAGAACAACACACGATTCAAAATCAAATTGAAAAATTTCAAAATAATATGAGCCAGTTGTTTAGACAAGAGGAAGAATGCTATTATATGCTTCATCAAGAGGGAGAAAGAATAGATAATCAAACGGTTACGTTACAAGAGGTAAGTAGGGTAATGCGAGAAATGTCAGACCGTCAATCTGATGAATTAGAGCAAGGCTATCGTATCGCACGTATAAATGCACAGGAAGAAATTGAGCAACTGCATCGTGAAAGGAACGCTTTAGCATGGGATTAA